A section of the Primulina eburnea isolate SZY01 chromosome 1, ASM2296580v1, whole genome shotgun sequence genome encodes:
- the LOC140841427 gene encoding uncharacterized protein — MGKDKEKPPEPLDFFIWTVEDVGLWLEEINLGSYRQIFKENGVNGEYLEGMSMFTTEQILRFIRKCHMKWGDFITLCKELRRIKVACLKGEQKVHRPWWAPSCFSVVFVKSAKRNRQSRVVSLKLEP, encoded by the exons ATGGGCAAGGATAAAGAGAAGCCGCCGGAGCCTCTTGATTTCTTCATCTGGACTGTTGAG GATGTTGGATTGTGGCTGGAAGAGATAAATCTCGGTAGCTATcgccaaattttcaaagaaaatgGGGTTAATGGAGAATATTTGGAAGGTATGTCGATGTTTACAACTGAACAAATACTCCGGTTCATAAGGAAGTGCCACATGAAATGGGGAGACTTCATAACCTTGTGCAAGGAGCTGAGAAGAATAAAAG TGGCTTGCTTGAAAGGGGAGCAAAAGGTACACCGGCCGTGGTGGGCACCATCTTGTTTTTCTGTAGTTTTCGTTAAGTCTGCAAAACGTAACAGGCAGTCACGGGTTGTTTCGTTGAAACTGGAACCTTGA